In Tachysurus fulvidraco isolate hzauxx_2018 chromosome 1, HZAU_PFXX_2.0, whole genome shotgun sequence, a single window of DNA contains:
- the LOC113657082 gene encoding calpain-2 catalytic subunit-like has protein sequence MSVSKYLNQDYEVLRSQCLVERKLFCDPKFPAAPESLGSNELGPNSAKTKGVEWKRPGDLCQKPQFIIAGATRADVCQGKLGDCWLMAAIADLTLDQKILARVIYPEQNFMDKYAGIFHFQLWQYGQWVDVVVDDKLPAIEGKLLFVKSKDQTEFWSALLEKAYAKVNGCYENLIGGFASEANEDFTGGILEWYSLNKAPLNLFNIIEKALRGSSLLSTSISASNDEKEHKTAEQLVKRHAYSITAAQKVKVFKTDKVVELLRLRNPWGHLEWNGAWSDGSKEWDQVSPEDKAKLHYSTDDGEFWMTYADYILRYSRLEICNLTPDTPSDDLICWNTCQFEGSWKIGSTAGGCLNFPATFCKNPQYRVKLDIDSQGDNKCSALVALMQKGARQAKHKGVKNYAIGFYIYKVPDKYKGKQGVCLGPEDLRRPVAQSEFVQMREVCQRFNLPLDEYVIIPATKESNKEANFLLRVFSEK, from the exons ATGTCCGTATCGAAGTACCTGAATCAGGACTACGAGGTCCTCCGGAGTCAATGTCTGGTGGAAAGGAAGCTATTCTGCGATCCTAAATTCCCGGCTGCGCCTGAGTCTCTGGGCTCTAATGAACTAGGACCCAATTCAGCCAAGACCAAGGGGGTGGAATGGAAAAGGCCTGGG GATTTATGTCAAAAACCTCAGTTCATCATCGCAGGAGCCACACGTGCCGATGTCTGTCAAGGAAaactgg GTGACTGTTGGTTGATGGCGGCTATTGCTGATCTCACTCTGGACCAAAAAATTCTCGCTCGTGTGATTTATCCTGAACAGAACTTTATGGATAAGTATGCTGGCATCTTTCACTTTCAG CTCTGGCAGTACGGCCAGTGGGTAGACGTCGTTGTTGATGACAAGCTTCCTGCTATTGAAGGAAAGCTGCTTTTTGTGAAGTCTAAAGACCAAACTGAATTCTGGAGTGCACTCCTGGAGAAGGCTTATgctaa GGTGAACGGTTGCTATGAGAATCTCATTGGAGGTTTTGCCAGTGAAGCCAATGAGGATTTCACAGGAGGAATTTTAGAGTGGTACAGTCTGAACAAAGCCCCGCTGAACCTGTTTAACATCATCGAGAAAGCTCTGCGTGGGAGTTCTCTGCTCAGCACGTCCATTTCT GCCAGCAATGATGAAAAAGAACATAAGACCGCAGAGCAGCTGGTGAAAAGACATGCCTACTCCATCACTGCTGCACAGAAG GTGAAAGTGTTTAAGACTGATAAAGTCGTGGAATTGCTCCGTCTCAGAAATCCCTGGGGCCACCTGGAGTGGAACGGTGCCTGGAGTGATGG CTCCAAAGAGTGGGATCAAGTCTCACCAGAGGATAAGGCCAAACTTCATTACTCAACTGATGATGGAGAGTTCTG GATGACATATGCAGATTACATTCTGCGTTATTCAAGGCTAGAGATTTGCAACTTGACTCCAGACACTCCAAGTGATGATCTGATATGTTGGAACACTTGCCAGTTCGAGGGCTCCTGGAAAATAGGCAGTACAGCTGGTGGCTGCCTGAATTTCCCAG CTACATTCTGCAAAAACCCACAGTATCGGGTGAAACTGGACATCGACAGTCAGGGTGATAACAAATGTTCAGCACTTGTGGCACTGATGCAGAAAGGTGCGCGCCAAGCCAAACATAAAGGAGTCAAAAACTATGCCATTGGCTTCTACATCTACAAG GTTCCAGATAAG TATAAAGGAAAGCAGGGCGTCTGCCTTGGACCTGAAGATCTGCGTAGACCGGTGGCTCAAAGCGAATTCGTGCAAATGCGGGAGGTGTGTCAACGCTTCAACCTTCCACTTGATGAATACGTCATCATTCCAGCCACCAAGGAGTCGAACAAAGAAGCCAATTTCCTGTTGCGCGTGTTTTCTGAGAAATAG